In Dermacentor variabilis isolate Ectoservices chromosome 7, ASM5094787v1, whole genome shotgun sequence, a genomic segment contains:
- the LOC142587112 gene encoding uncharacterized protein LOC142587112, translated as MLSMGLFARAYQTTNGALGLAINSVVLDYPSACQCEAGECERRTGDPFDKVDATVVAWHQTTLVFFDDSKQIGTKAQSRIDVLPKNYSGIAAYNIEMDDFGGACDGSMFARLNAIRGQIEAARKPK; from the exons ATGCTCTCGATGGGGCTGTTCGCACGCGCTTATCAGACCACGAATGGTGCGCTGGGCCTCGCTATAAACAGTGTCGTCCTGGACTACCCTTCG GCATGCCAGTGCGAAGCTGGAGAGTGCGAGCGGCGTACGGGGGACCCATTTGACAAAGTGGACGCGACAGTAGTAGCTTGGCACCAGACAACGCTGGTATTTTTTGACGACAGCAAGCAGATCGGGACAAAG GCCCAGTCAAGAATCGATGTACTGCCCAAGAACTACAGCGGCATTGCAGCCTACAACATTGAGATGGATGACTTCGGTGGCGCATGCGACGGCTCAATGTTCGCACGACTAAATGCGATCAGAGGACAAATCGAGGCTGCCAGAAAACCGAAGTGA